A window from Glandiceps talaboti chromosome 15, keGlaTala1.1, whole genome shotgun sequence encodes these proteins:
- the LOC144446700 gene encoding H/ACA ribonucleoprotein complex subunit 2-like protein, producing the protein MGKTPKKDKEAREEEVESTERTYESLVTLVNPISSPLAGRKLTKRLYKTVKKASKQKMVRRGVKEVQKFIRKGEKGFVVLAGDVTPIDVYCHIPLMCEEAEIPYGYVPSKQDLGAATGAKRPTACVLVKQSDEYKDTYLECNGELKALPLPI; encoded by the exons ATGGGTAAGACACCGAAAAAAGACAAGGAGGCTCGGGAAGAAGAGGTTGAAAGCACCGAAAGGACGTATGAAAGTCTTGTTACTTTGGTCAATCCAATTTCAAGTCCTCTTGCGGGAAGAAAACTTACAAAACGACTGTATAAAACTGTCAAGAAAG CAAGTAAACAAAAGATGGTCAGAAGAGGTGTGAAAGAAGTACAAAAATTCATACGCAAAGGAGAAAAAGG ATTTGTTGTGTTAGCTGGTGATGTGACACCCATTGATGTCTACTGCCATATTCCACTCATGTGTGAAGAAGCTGAAATTCCATATGGATATGTACCGTCAAAACAG GATCTTGGAGCCGCCACAGGAGCCAAACGACCCACAGCTTGTGTACTTGTAAAACAGTCTGATGAGTACAAAGACACGTATTTAGAATGTAACGGTGAACTGAAAGCACTTCCACTGCCAATATGA